Proteins found in one Zea mays cultivar B73 chromosome 1, Zm-B73-REFERENCE-NAM-5.0, whole genome shotgun sequence genomic segment:
- the sbp16 gene encoding SBP-transcription factor16 has product MQREVGPQVAPPLFLHQIQPMPPHAAAAAKKRGHPWPAAGAAEAGAGNWNPRLWDWDSRALTARPSSDALRLAGGQPQPAAEAQRQGAGALNLQLGLQEDSTTPMDASPTAPAAAAAASPPASAAAGQEPVVRPSKRVRSGSPGGAGGGPGGGGTANGGASYPMCQVDDCRADLTSAKDYHRRHKVCETHSKTTKAVVGNQAQRFCQQCSRFHPLAEFDEGKRSCRRRLAGHNRRRRKSQPTDVASQLLLPVNQENAANRTQDIVNLITVIARLQGSNVGKVPSIPPIPDKQNLVEIISKINSLNNATSPAKSPSPEVVVLNTSQEQREQGHDSVDKTTNGIDKQTVPSTMDLLGVFSTGFATSTPVTNTSQSQGSSDSSGNNKSKSHSTEPATVVNSHDISTQDFPAAGFMRSNSTQESRPHIYKQTEHETRPYLSLQLFGSSEEDIPPKMDSLNKYLSSESSNPLDERSPSSSPPITRKFFPIHSVDEEVRHPHITDFGEDATMGEVSTSQAWCAPPLDLFKDLERPLENGSPPNPGYQSCYVSTSCSDHSPSTSNSDGQDRTGRIIFKLFGKEPSTIPGNLRDDIVNWLKHSPTEMEGYIRPGCLVLSMYLSMPAIAWDELEENLLQRVNSLVQSSDLDFWRKGRFLVRTGSKLVSYKAGMTRLSKSWRTWNTPELTFVSPIAVVGGQKISLILKGRNLSIPGTQIHCTSTGKYISKEVLCSAYPGTIYDDSGVETFDLPGQPDFILGRCFIEVENRFRGNSFPVIVASSSVCQELRSLEVELEDSQVLDVSSDGQIHDCRQSKTRVQVLHFLNELGWLFQRASACTLSTRPDVSDLDLTQFSITRFKYLLLFSSERDWCSLTKTLLDILAKRSLVSEELSKETMEMLAEIHLLNRAVKRKSRRMVHLLVQFVVLCLDNSKVYPFLPNFPGPGGLTPLHLAASIENAEDIVDALTDDPQQVGLTCWQSALDEDGQSPETYAKLRNHNSYNELVAQKLVDMKNSQVTITVNGDEIHMDQLGNVDDRKKSGVQALQIRSCSQCAILESGVLRQPMRSRGLLARPYIHSMLAIAAVCVCVCVFMRALLRINSGKSFKWERLDYGTI; this is encoded by the exons ATGCAGAGGGAGGTGGGGCCGCAGGTGGCCCCTCCGCTCTTCCTTCACCAGATCCAGCCGATGCCTccccacgccgccgccgccgcgaagAAGCGCGGCCACCCGTGGCCCGCGGCCGGCgccgcggaggccggcgctgggaACTGGAACCCCAGGCTGTGGGACTGGGACAGCCGCGCGCTCACCGCCAGGCCGTCCTCCGATGCGCTCCGCCTCGCCGGTGGCCAGCCCCAGCCGGCTGCTGAGGCGCAGCGCCAGGGGGCCGGCGCGCTGAACCTCCAGCTCGGCCTGCAGGAGGACTCCACGACCCCGATGGACGCCAGCCCGACGgctcccgcggcggcggcggcggcgtccccgccagcttcggctgcggcggggCAGGAGCCGGTCGTTAGGCCGAGCAAGCGGGTGCGGTCTGGATCGCCGGGGGGCGCTGGGGGAGGGCCGGGCGGCGGTGGGACTGCCAACGGAGGCGCGAGCTACCCGATGTGCCAGGTGGATGACTGTCGAGCGGATCTGACCAGCGCCAAGGATTACCACCGGAGGCACAAGGTCTGCGAGACCCACAGCAAGACCACCAAGGCGGTCGTCGGCAACCAGGCTCAGCGCTTCTGCCAGCAGTGTAGTAG ATTTCACCCACTCGCGGAGTTTGATGAGGGTAAGAGGAGCTGCCGGCGGAGGCTTGCTGGCCACAACCGGCGGAGAAGAAAATCCCAGCCAACAGATGTTGCTTCACAGTTGCTGCTACCTGTAAACCAAGAAAATGCAGCAAATAGAACACAAGATATTGTCAATCTAATTACAGTGATTGCGCGCTTGCAAG GCTCTAACGTTGGTAAAGTGCCTAGCATCCCTCCCATACCAGATAAACAGAATCTGGTGGAAATTATAAGCAAAATAAATTCATTGAACAACGCAACCTCTCCGGCAAAGTCTCCTTCGCCAGAAGTCGTCGTTTTGAATACTTCACAAGAGCAACGAGAGCAAGGACATGATTCTGTAGACAAGACGACCAACGGAATCGACAAGCAAACTGTACCATCAACCATGGATTTGCTAGGAGTTTTTTCAACTGGCTTCGCAACTTCAACACCTGTGACAAATACATCTCAGTCCCAAGGGAGCAGCGACAGCAGTGGTAATAACAAGAGCAAGAGCCATTCAACGGAGCCAGCAACTGTTGTAAATTCACACGATATATCAACCCAAGATTTTCCTGCTGCTGGTTTCATGAGAAGCAACAGCACACAAGAAAGCCGACCTCATATATACAAGCAGACAGAACACGAGACAAGACCATACTTGTCACTACAGCTGTTTGGCAGCAGTGAGGAGGATATTCCACCTAAGATGGACTCATTGAATAAGTACTTATCTTCTGAGAGTAGTAATCCTCTGGATGAGAGATCTCCTTCATCCTCTCCGCCCATAACTCGCAAGTTTTTCCCCATACATTCGGTTGATGAAGAGGTTCGACACCCTCATATTACAGATTTTGGGGAAGATGCTACAATGGGTGAAGTTAGCACAAGTCAGGCATGGTGTGCACCACCACTTGATCTCTTCAAGGATTTAGAGCGTCCCCTCGAGAATGGATCTCCACCAAATCCTGGTTACCAGTCCTGCTATGTTTCAACATCTTGTTCAGACCATTCACCTTCAACCTCGAACTCCGATGGACAG GACCGGACTGGTAGGATTATCTTCAAACTATTTGGCAAGGAACCTAGTACAATACCTGGGAACCTTCGTGACGAT ATAGTAAATTGGCTCAAACACAGTCCTACTGAAATGGAGGGTTACATCCGCCCCGGTTGCCTTGTACTATCCATGTACCTATCAATGCCGGCTATTGCATGGGATGAG CTTGAAGAAAATCTCCTCCAGAGAGTCAACTCATTAGTTCAAAGTTCTGATTTGGATTTCTGGAGAAAAGGAAGGTTTTTAGTTCGAACCGGCTCCAAGTTGGTATCTTATAAAGCGG GAATGACCCGTTTATCGAAATCGTGGAGAACATGGAATACTCCTGAATTGACCTTTGTGTCACCAATTGCTGTTGTTGGTGGACAGAAGATCTCCCTCATTCTTAAAGGCCGCAATCTATCTATTCCTGGCACACA GATCCATTGTACAAGTACAGGAAAGTACATATCCAAAGAAGTTCTGTGCTCAGCATATCCAGGTACCATATATGATGATTCAGGTGTGGAGACTTTTGACTTGCCAGGACAACCAGATTTTATTCTTGGGCGCTGCTTTATTGAG GTGGAAAACAGGTTCAGGGGTAACAGCTTCCCTGTTATTGTTGCAAGTTCAAGTGTTTGCCAGGAGTTGAGAAGTCTAGAAGTGGAGCTTGAGGATTCACAGGTTCTTGATGTTTCTTCGGATGGTCAGATTCATGACTGTAGGCAGTCAAAAACGAGGGTTCAAGTTCTGCACTTCCTTAATGAACTCGGCTGGCTCTTTCAGAGGGCTTCTGCCTGTACATTGTCCACCAGACCTGATGTGTCTGATTTGGATTTGACTCAGTTTTCAATCACACGGTTCAAATATCTTTTACTGTTCTCTAGCGAGCGTGACTGGTGCTCTCTTACTAAAACACTTCTGGATATTCTTGCCAAGAGAAGCTTGGTCAGCGAGGAATTATCAAAGGAAACTATGGAGATGCTGGCTGAGATTCACCTTCTGAACAGAGCAGTAAAAAGAAAGAGTAGGAGAATGGTGCATTTGCTTGTACAGTTTGTTGTACTATGCCTTGATAATTCCAAGgtttaccccttcctcccaaactTTCCTGGCCCTGGTGGTTTAACTCCGTTGCATCTTGCTGCATCCATTGAGAATGCAGAGGATATAGTTGACGCCTTGACAGATGATCCTCAACAG GTTGGTTTGACCTGTTGGCAGTCAGCTTTAGACGAAGATGGCCAATCTCCTGAAACATATGCCAAGTTGAGGAATCATAATTCATATAATGAGCTTGTAGCACAAAAGCTGGTGGACATGAAGAACAGCCAGGTTACTATAACGGTCAATGGCGATGAAATTCATATGGATCAGTTAGGGAATGTTGATGACCGTAAAAAATCTGGGGTTCAGGCATTGCAAATAAGATCTTGCTCCCAGTGTGCCATTTTGGAGTCTGGTGTGTTAAGGCAGCCTATGCGGTCAAGGGGACTGCTTGCTCGGCCTTATATTCATTCAATGCTTGCTATAGCAGCAGTCTGCGTATGCGTCTGTGTATTCATGCGAGCTTTGCTGCGGATCAATTCTGGAAAATCCTTCAAGTGGGAGAGGCTGGATTACGGTACAATATAA
- the LOC100273448 gene encoding dihydroflavonol-4-reductase: MANTAKGKVCVTGASGFIASWLVKRLLESGYHVLGTVRDPGNGKKVGHLWGLEGAKERLQLVRADLLEEGSFDDAVMACEGVFHTASPVVTGSNSKEEMLDSAINGTMNVLRSCKKNPSLKRVVLTSSSSTVRIKDEADLPPNVLLDESSWSSIEFCESLQIWYAVAKILAEKAAWEFAGEHRIDLVTVLPTFVVGPTLSPELGPTASDVLGLFQGETGKFTTYGRMGYVHIDDVARCHMLAYEAAGARGRYICSAAVLDCGDLAALLARRFPAYPVPRSLPRAYGEQSYGFDTSKARALGLAEFKGVEEMFDDAVASFIGHGHLPAAEERRHA, translated from the exons ATGGCTAACACTGCTAAGGGTAAGGTCTGTGTCACTGGGGCGTCTGGTTTCATCGCCTCCTGGCTCGTCAAGCGGCTTCTTGAGTCTGGGTACCATGTCCTGGGTACAGTCAGAGACCCAG GGAATGGCAAGAAAGTAGGGCACCTCTGGGGCCTGGAAGGCGCAAAGGAAAGGCTGCAGCTCGTGAGAGCTGATCTCTTGGAGGAAGGGAGCTTCGACGACGCTGTGATGGCTTGCGAGGGCGTCTTCCACACCGCATCGCCCGTCGTCACCGGATCTAATTCCAAG GAGGAGATGCTTGATTCAGCAATAAACGGCACGATGAACGTGCTACGCTCGTGCAAGAAGAACCCATCGCTCAAGAGGGTTGTCCTGACATCCTCGTCGTCGACAGTGAGGATCAAGGACGAAGCCGACCTGCCCCCTAACGTGCTGCTGGACGAATCGTCGTGGAGCTCCATCGAGTTCTGCGAAAGTCTCCAG ATATGGTACGCCGTCGCAAAGATCCTCGCCGAGAAGGCAGCCTGGGAGTTCGCCGGAGAGCACAGGATCGACCTCGTCACCGTTCTTCCGACCTTCGTTGTCGGACCTACTCTGTCTCCTGAGCTCGGCCCCACCGCTTCTGATGTCCTCGGCCTGTTCCAAG GAGAGACGGGGAAGTTCACGACGTACGGGAGGATGGGGTACGTCCACATCGACGACGTGGCGAGGTGCCACATGCTGGCGTACGAGGCCGCGGGCGCCCGAGGGAGGTACATCTGCAGCGCGGCGGTGCTGGACTGCGGCGACCTCGCCGCCCTGCTCGCGCGGCGGTTCCCAGCGTACCCCGTCCCGAGGAGCCTGCCCCGCGCCTACGGCGAGCAGTCGTACGGCTTCGACACGTCCAAGGCCCGCGCGCTGGGGCTGGCGGAATTCAAGGGCGTCGAGGAGATGTTCGACGACGCCGTCGCCTCGTTCATAGGCCATGGCCATCTCCCCGCCGCCGAGGAACGCCGGCACGCGTAG